From Bacteroidales bacterium, a single genomic window includes:
- a CDS encoding DNA replication/repair protein RecF yields the protein MFLQKISLINFKNYREADLSFCEKINCFVGDNGEGKTNLLDAIHYLSFCKSYFNPIDSQNIFHDSDFFVVQGIFEKENSSDNVYCAQKRNERKQFKLNKKEYERLSDHIGLYPLVMISPADSALIIEGSEARRKYLDSIISQFDKIYLDDLINYNKALLQRNTLLKHFAETRRFEKASLEIWNKQLVTLGEKIFSVRVEFLENFLPMFREHFRFISGGREAVNIEYQSQLHDGKFQQLMDEAIERDRALQYTTVGVHKDDLSFSIENYPLKKFGSQGQQKSFLIALKLAQFDYTKKTKGFKPILLFDDIFDKLDNFRVQQLMKLVSDNSFGQVFITDAHPERVENIFKEIKTELKVFTIKQGAVVDTKYRPE from the coding sequence ATGTTTCTTCAAAAAATATCGTTGATCAATTTTAAGAACTACCGGGAAGCTGATTTGAGTTTCTGCGAGAAGATCAACTGCTTTGTTGGTGATAATGGCGAAGGCAAGACCAACCTGCTCGATGCCATACATTATCTTTCGTTTTGTAAAAGCTATTTCAATCCAATCGATTCGCAGAATATTTTTCATGATTCCGATTTTTTTGTAGTACAGGGAATCTTTGAAAAAGAAAATAGCAGCGATAATGTGTACTGCGCACAGAAACGCAATGAACGCAAGCAATTCAAATTAAATAAAAAAGAATACGAGCGTTTGTCGGACCATATTGGATTGTACCCGCTGGTTATGATTTCTCCTGCCGACAGCGCGCTTATCATTGAAGGCAGCGAAGCCCGCAGGAAATATTTGGACAGCATCATTTCGCAGTTCGATAAAATTTATTTAGACGACCTTATTAATTATAATAAAGCGTTGTTGCAGCGCAACACCTTGCTGAAACATTTTGCCGAAACCCGCCGGTTCGAAAAGGCTTCGCTCGAAATATGGAACAAACAACTGGTAACACTTGGTGAAAAAATATTTTCGGTAAGAGTTGAATTCCTTGAGAATTTTCTTCCTATGTTTCGCGAACATTTCCGTTTTATTTCTGGCGGCAGGGAAGCTGTGAATATTGAGTACCAATCGCAATTGCATGATGGAAAATTTCAGCAGTTAATGGATGAGGCAATTGAACGCGACAGGGCTTTACAATACACTACTGTTGGTGTTCATAAAGATGATTTAAGTTTCAGTATTGAAAATTATCCTTTAAAAAAGTTTGGTTCGCAGGGCCAACAGAAGTCATTCCTGATTGCATTGAAACTGGCGCAGTTTGATTACACTAAGAAAACAAAGGGTTTTAAACCCATACTTTTATTTGACGATATTTTTGATAAATTAGATAATTTCAGGGTGCAGCAGTTGATGAAACTGGTTAGCGATAATAGTTTCGGGCAGGTATTTATTACCGATGCGCATCCCGAAAGAGTTGAGAATATTTTTAAAGAAATTAAAACAGAGCTTAAAGTTTTTACAATAAAACAGGGCGCTGTAGTTGACACAAAATATAGACCGGAATAA
- a CDS encoding DUF4339 domain-containing protein, with the protein MKYYYIEIKGQQQGPWTIEELKNMRLTKGSLAWTDGMTDWDKVENIDELKDFAIPTPPPLKVSEAQNNSNISQKKDSKYDNNYEKASEAVIVGFVFIIINCVIIFGGLNKFKTKEEVANYNFIVGFISFIFRIIITVWVSNIAKGQNRDTFGWGIFAFFFPTLALIIIGFHRKLKGDDQPITSKIETPNKEEAKSITVRFKSNKRLETFDLKYWETVKDYYGEENFDIIKYYK; encoded by the coding sequence ATGAAATACTATTACATCGAAATAAAAGGACAGCAACAAGGGCCTTGGACTATCGAAGAATTAAAAAATATGCGATTGACCAAGGGAAGTTTGGCGTGGACAGATGGAATGACTGATTGGGACAAAGTTGAAAATATTGACGAATTGAAGGATTTTGCAATACCGACTCCTCCTCCTTTGAAAGTTTCCGAAGCACAGAATAATTCAAACATTTCTCAAAAAAAAGACTCAAAATATGACAATAATTATGAGAAAGCAAGTGAAGCTGTAATAGTAGGATTTGTATTTATTATCATTAATTGTGTTATCATATTTGGTGGTTTAAACAAATTTAAGACCAAAGAAGAAGTTGCTAATTATAATTTTATAGTAGGTTTTATATCATTTATTTTTAGAATAATCATAACAGTTTGGGTCAGTAATATTGCGAAAGGACAAAATAGAGATACATTTGGTTGGGGTATTTTTGCGTTCTTCTTTCCTACTCTTGCATTAATTATAATAGGTTTTCATAGAAAATTAAAAGGAGATGACCAGCCTATTACTTCAAAAATTGAGACACCAAATAAAGAAGAAGCAAAAAGCATTACAGTGAGGTTTAAATCAAACAAGAGACTTGAGACATTTGATTTGAAATATTGGGAGACAGTAAAAGATTATTATGGTGAAGAGAATTTTGATATTATTAAATACTATAAATAA
- a CDS encoding AsmA-like C-terminal region-containing protein, with amino-acid sequence MIKKILKITSIVIAVIIIAAIVLPFAFKSKIEAKLKDEINKSVNAKVDWKDYSLGLFRNFPNFNLSLDELTVIGVDSFATDTLANIKSLNITVDLMSVINGSTYKIKKINLDEPNLLLKILKSGKANWDIAKPSETTDTTATEQPSDFKLALQKLSITKGNIIYDDQSTDMRIEAKNVNSSIKGDMTADVTSLSTKSTIEFLTFAYGGMNYLNKVNTEATADIEADLKNSKYTFKENEFRLNQLFLGLDGFISMPSDDIDMDLKLNAKKTEFKNFLSLLPALYAKDFDNIDTKGKLALDGYVKGTYNDKKMPSFAVNIQVDDGMYKYPDLPKAVTNINIKTSITNTTSDIDNTVIDISKFHFEMGSNPVDIKMNIKTPVSDPQINGTIKGKINLAEVKDFYPLEKDQQMNGTINTDVTLNGKLSSIENKKYEDFKATGQVSINGLTYKSNDFAQGITINDMKLLFSPQYVELASCSMIIGKSDLKATGRIDNLLSYFLKNDILKGTFTSSSKLMDLNEFMQPSQTATTAQKTDTASTMSVIEIPANIDFVANATFGKVLYDNMEMTNVVGVLKIKDQQVNLENLKMNMLDGQLTMSGYYSTKNPKQPEINFNLDINQFDIAKTSKTFLVVQKLAPVANACSGKFSTKMNMTTSLDGKMTPVIKTMSGKGLLNTSSITVQGFGPLTKLGEALKIEKFKKLILDKVNLSFSFADGKIFVEPFDFTYGQSKGKISGSNSFDQTIDYVMNLEIPKSEFGGAANGVLNNLTSKANSKGANVTVGDVVKVDAIIGGTITKPTISLGLKGTMNEAIDDLKDKAKTEIDNKKKEAEDKVKAEADKQKQAAEDKAKAVQDSLKKAAEEKAKKEKEDLKNKLKNKIKF; translated from the coding sequence ATGATAAAAAAAATATTAAAAATTACGTCGATCGTAATAGCGGTGATAATCATTGCTGCTATTGTACTTCCGTTTGCATTCAAAAGTAAAATCGAAGCAAAACTGAAAGACGAAATTAACAAAAGCGTTAATGCAAAAGTCGACTGGAAAGACTACAGTTTAGGTCTGTTCCGAAACTTTCCAAATTTTAATTTATCGCTCGATGAGCTTACTGTCATTGGTGTTGATTCATTCGCAACCGACACACTTGCAAATATAAAATCGTTGAACATCACAGTCGACCTGATGAGTGTTATCAACGGCAGCACCTATAAAATCAAAAAAATAAATTTAGATGAACCCAACCTATTATTGAAAATTTTAAAAAGCGGAAAAGCAAACTGGGATATTGCAAAACCTTCGGAAACAACCGATACGACTGCTACCGAGCAACCTTCCGATTTCAAACTGGCGCTTCAAAAACTTTCCATCACAAAAGGAAATATTATTTACGACGACCAAAGTACGGATATGCGAATTGAAGCGAAAAACGTGAATAGCTCCATTAAAGGCGATATGACAGCCGATGTAACTTCATTAAGTACAAAATCGACCATCGAATTTTTAACTTTTGCTTATGGCGGAATGAACTACCTGAACAAAGTGAATACCGAAGCTACAGCCGATATTGAAGCCGATCTGAAAAATTCAAAATATACATTTAAAGAAAATGAGTTTCGTTTGAACCAGTTGTTCCTCGGTCTTGACGGATTTATATCGATGCCATCGGATGATATTGATATGGATCTAAAACTGAATGCAAAAAAAACCGAGTTCAAAAATTTCCTTTCACTTCTCCCCGCCTTGTATGCTAAAGACTTTGACAACATTGACACAAAAGGAAAACTTGCGCTCGACGGTTATGTTAAGGGAACTTACAACGATAAAAAAATGCCAAGCTTTGCCGTGAATATCCAGGTTGATGACGGCATGTATAAATATCCCGATTTACCGAAAGCCGTTACCAACATCAATATCAAGACAAGCATTACAAACACCACCAGCGATATTGACAACACGGTTATTGATATTTCAAAATTTCATTTCGAAATGGGCAGCAATCCTGTCGATATAAAAATGAATATTAAGACTCCTGTATCTGACCCGCAGATCAACGGAACCATAAAAGGAAAAATAAATTTAGCTGAAGTAAAAGATTTTTATCCTTTAGAAAAAGACCAGCAGATGAACGGAACAATTAACACCGATGTTACATTAAACGGAAAACTTTCATCAATTGAAAACAAGAAATACGAAGATTTTAAAGCAACCGGACAGGTTTCGATTAACGGCTTAACCTACAAAAGCAACGACTTTGCACAGGGAATCACCATCAACGATATGAAATTATTGTTTTCGCCGCAGTATGTTGAACTGGCTTCATGCAGCATGATAATTGGCAAAAGTGATTTGAAAGCCACAGGACGCATCGATAATTTATTATCGTACTTTCTCAAGAACGATATTTTAAAAGGCACATTCACCAGCTCATCGAAGCTAATGGATCTGAATGAATTCATGCAGCCTTCTCAAACAGCTACAACTGCTCAGAAAACAGATACCGCATCAACCATGTCGGTAATTGAAATTCCTGCGAATATTGATTTTGTTGCAAATGCAACATTCGGAAAAGTTTTATACGACAACATGGAAATGACAAATGTGGTCGGCGTTCTGAAAATAAAAGATCAACAGGTAAACCTCGAAAATTTAAAAATGAACATGCTCGACGGACAGCTTACCATGAGCGGTTATTACAGCACAAAGAATCCGAAGCAACCTGAAATAAATTTCAACCTCGATATAAATCAATTCGATATTGCAAAAACAAGCAAAACATTTTTAGTGGTTCAGAAATTAGCACCTGTTGCCAACGCATGTTCCGGAAAATTTTCAACTAAGATGAATATGACAACATCATTGGACGGCAAAATGACTCCTGTTATAAAAACCATGTCGGGCAAGGGTTTGCTGAATACTTCAAGCATCACTGTTCAGGGTTTTGGCCCGCTGACAAAACTTGGCGAAGCATTGAAAATAGAAAAATTCAAAAAGCTAATTCTTGATAAAGTCAATCTTTCATTCAGTTTTGCTGACGGAAAAATATTTGTTGAACCTTTTGATTTTACTTACGGACAATCAAAAGGAAAAATCAGTGGTTCCAATTCGTTCGATCAAACCATTGATTATGTAATGAATCTTGAAATTCCAAAAAGTGAATTTGGCGGAGCAGCCAATGGTGTGCTGAACAATTTAACATCGAAGGCAAACAGCAAAGGTGCAAATGTTACGGTTGGCGATGTTGTGAAAGTAGATGCCATAATTGGAGGAACCATTACCAAACCTACTATCAGTCTTGGATTAAAAGGCACCATGAACGAGGCTATTGACGATTTGAAAGATAAAGCAAAAACCGAAATCGACAATAAGAAAAAAGAAGCAGAAGATAAAGTAAAAGCAGAAGCAGATAAACAAAAGCAGGCAGCCGAAGACAAAGCCAAAGCCGTACAGGATAGTTTGAAAAAAGCTGCTGAAGAAAAAGCAAAAAAGGAAAAAGAAGATTTGAAAAATAAATTAAAAAATAAAATTAAGTTTTAA
- a CDS encoding PDDEXK nuclease domain-containing protein, translated as MQKENKILLNTETAIFQELSQLIEQSKAQVVSYANSTLTLLFWQVGKRINEHILQNKRAEYGKQIVQTLSAQLEKEFGRSFTERNLRRMMQFAEEFADIEIVTSLMTKLSWTHFLQLLSLKTMEQKLFYSRKIAEEQWSVRQTQKYIQQKTYERQEIANSQIVGENTALKDTFKDPYILDFLGMKDGYLEKDLESAIIRELENFILELGNGFTFVERQKRIILDGKDFYLDLLFFHRKLKRLVAIELKLDDFKPAYKGQMELYLKWLDRYDRQEDENSPIGLILCAGKSTEQIELLELHKDGIMVAEYWTELPPKKELEAKLHKALIEAKEILERKKLQ; from the coding sequence ATGCAAAAAGAGAATAAAATATTACTTAATACAGAGACAGCGATTTTTCAAGAGTTATCTCAACTTATTGAGCAAAGCAAAGCACAGGTTGTATCGTATGCAAATAGTACGTTAACACTTCTTTTCTGGCAGGTAGGTAAACGTATTAATGAGCATATATTGCAAAATAAAAGAGCTGAATATGGAAAGCAAATAGTGCAGACTTTATCGGCTCAATTGGAAAAAGAATTTGGCAGAAGTTTTACCGAGCGTAATTTGCGTAGAATGATGCAATTTGCAGAAGAATTTGCCGATATTGAAATTGTGACATCACTGATGACAAAATTGAGTTGGACACATTTTCTCCAACTACTTTCATTAAAAACGATGGAACAAAAATTATTCTATTCGAGGAAAATAGCAGAAGAGCAATGGAGTGTAAGGCAAACTCAAAAATATATTCAGCAAAAAACGTATGAAAGACAAGAAATTGCCAATTCGCAAATTGTAGGAGAGAATACAGCGTTGAAAGACACATTTAAAGATCCATATATTTTAGATTTTCTGGGAATGAAAGATGGGTATCTAGAAAAAGATTTGGAATCTGCTATAATTAGAGAGCTTGAAAACTTTATATTAGAACTGGGGAACGGTTTTACGTTTGTAGAACGACAAAAACGAATTATTCTTGATGGAAAAGATTTTTATCTTGATTTATTGTTTTTTCACCGAAAACTAAAACGACTTGTTGCAATTGAATTAAAACTTGATGATTTTAAACCTGCATATAAAGGACAAATGGAACTCTACCTTAAATGGCTCGATCGATATGACAGGCAGGAAGACGAGAACAGCCCTATTGGCTTGATATTATGTGCAGGAAAAAGTACCGAACAAATTGAATTACTCGAGTTACACAAAGATGGCATTATGGTTGCCGAGTATTGGACAGAATTACCACCTAAAAAAGAACTTGAAGCAAAGCTTCACAAAGCATTGATTGAAGCAAAAGAAATTTTAGAAAGAAAAAAATTACAATAA
- a CDS encoding YiiX family permuted papain-like enzyme produces MQKKFTSIILFFLTILFYQCNVRQNKISDGDIIFQTDTSTYSKAIRAATHSQYSHCGIIFQENGNYFVYEAIGHVKKTSYNNFIARNKGLHYVIKRLRNSDKILTSEVLNKMQNKFKAFEGLEYDEGYNWSDDRLYCSELVWKIYYYSTGLEIGNTQYLKEFDLSSKLVMEKVKESFGDSIPYEEFFVSPEAIFQCKLLYTVDSL; encoded by the coding sequence ATGCAAAAAAAATTCACATCAATTATTTTATTTTTTCTGACAATTTTATTTTACCAATGTAATGTCAGACAAAATAAAATTTCCGATGGTGATATTATCTTTCAGACTGACACATCTACATACAGCAAAGCAATTAGAGCTGCAACACATTCTCAATATTCACATTGCGGAATTATTTTCCAAGAGAATGGAAATTATTTTGTTTATGAAGCAATAGGTCATGTTAAAAAGACTTCATATAATAATTTTATAGCAAGAAATAAAGGACTTCATTATGTAATAAAAAGATTAAGGAATTCAGACAAAATATTAACTTCAGAGGTTTTGAATAAAATGCAAAATAAATTCAAAGCTTTTGAAGGGCTCGAATATGATGAAGGATATAACTGGTCTGATGATAGACTTTATTGCTCTGAATTGGTTTGGAAGATTTATTATTATTCAACTGGACTTGAAATAGGAAACACACAATATTTAAAAGAATTTGATTTAAGTAGTAAGCTCGTTATGGAAAAAGTTAAGGAAAGTTTTGGAGATTCAATTCCATACGAAGAGTTTTTTGTTTCACCAGAAGCAATTTTTCAATGCAAACTCTTATATACTGTTGATTCACTTTAA
- a CDS encoding tetratricopeptide repeat protein produces the protein MAKSDKESVGDKNISAVEEALSKTEKYIEKNQKIIMYVIGAIVVVVGGYMLFKKFYLEPKEEEAQKQMFWAERYFEKDSLDLALNGDGNNIGFLEVIDEYGMTKASNLAHYYAGMCLLKKGQYEEAIDQLEDFDSDDQLVAPMATGAIGDAYMELGDNDKALKQYMEAADMNNNQFSTPFFLMKAGWTYEVMGNYDEALKLYERIRTDYYKSVEWREIDKYITRAKALSSSKE, from the coding sequence ATGGCAAAATCAGATAAAGAATCAGTAGGCGACAAGAATATTTCTGCAGTTGAGGAAGCGCTTAGTAAAACCGAAAAATATATTGAGAAGAATCAGAAAATCATAATGTACGTCATTGGGGCTATTGTAGTAGTAGTTGGCGGATATATGCTTTTCAAGAAATTCTATCTTGAACCAAAAGAGGAAGAAGCACAAAAACAAATGTTCTGGGCAGAACGTTATTTTGAAAAAGATTCACTCGACCTGGCTCTCAATGGCGATGGAAACAATATCGGGTTCCTTGAAGTTATTGATGAATACGGAATGACCAAAGCTTCAAATCTTGCACATTATTATGCAGGAATGTGTTTGTTAAAAAAAGGTCAATATGAAGAAGCAATTGATCAGCTTGAAGATTTTGATTCCGACGACCAGTTAGTTGCACCTATGGCTACCGGAGCTATTGGCGATGCATATATGGAACTCGGCGATAATGATAAAGCATTAAAGCAATACATGGAAGCTGCCGATATGAACAATAATCAATTCAGTACCCCATTCTTTTTAATGAAAGCAGGATGGACATATGAAGTTATGGGCAACTATGACGAAGCACTAAAATTATACGAGCGTATTCGTACTGATTATTACAAAAGCGTTGAATGGCGCGAAATTGATAAATATATAACAAGAGCCAAAGCTCTTAGTTCTTCTAAAGAATAA
- the ribH gene encoding 6,7-dimethyl-8-ribityllumazine synthase has translation MSSKLKNLSPFKQGNMPSASKMSFGIVVSEWNEEITGKLYKGAYNTLIKYGVKKTNIIKINVPGSFELPSGAQFILENTKADAVICLGCVIQGETRHFEFICNAVANGISSVGILYKKPVIFGVLTTNNQQQAKDRSGGKHGNKGDEAAYTVIKMVALQKGLSGNKKGKGIKV, from the coding sequence ATGTCATCAAAACTAAAAAACCTTTCACCCTTTAAACAGGGAAATATGCCTTCAGCTTCAAAAATGTCGTTTGGGATAGTTGTTTCCGAATGGAATGAAGAAATCACAGGGAAGCTGTATAAAGGCGCTTATAATACATTAATTAAATATGGTGTAAAAAAAACCAACATTATAAAAATTAATGTACCCGGAAGCTTTGAACTACCTTCAGGCGCCCAGTTCATTTTGGAAAATACAAAAGCAGATGCTGTTATTTGCCTGGGTTGCGTTATTCAGGGCGAAACACGTCATTTTGAATTCATATGTAATGCTGTTGCAAATGGAATTTCAAGTGTGGGAATTCTTTATAAAAAACCGGTAATTTTCGGAGTACTGACAACAAACAATCAGCAACAGGCAAAAGACCGCTCTGGCGGAAAACATGGAAACAAAGGCGATGAAGCAGCTTATACGGTAATTAAAATGGTGGCTCTACAAAAAGGGTTATCTGGAAATAAAAAGGGAAAAGGTATAAAGGTATAA
- the fmt gene encoding methionyl-tRNA formyltransferase gives MKKNLNIVYMGTPEFAVAPLKLLLENGFNISAVITAPDKPCGRGLKVAHSPVYLFAKEKGLKILQPVKLKDENFINELSEINPDLQIVVAFRMLPEAIWKLPKIGTFNLHASLLPQYRGAAPINRAIMNGETKTGVTTFFINENIDTGNILLQQETPINPDETAGELHDKLMNIGSDLVLKTVQMIENGNIKTIPQNKFVTENIVLNNAPKIFSNDCKINWNAGIDSVFNHIRGLSPYPAAHTELISPEGTPYYIKVFRCTKRKETHNYKTGKILTDRRTQINVAVPGGFINLVEIQLHSKKKMTIPQFLCGFPIDDNWSVNLI, from the coding sequence ATGAAAAAAAATTTAAATATCGTTTACATGGGCACGCCCGAATTCGCAGTTGCCCCACTTAAACTTTTACTGGAAAACGGTTTTAACATTTCTGCTGTGATCACCGCACCCGACAAGCCTTGCGGGCGAGGATTAAAAGTTGCACACTCTCCTGTTTATTTGTTTGCAAAAGAAAAAGGATTAAAAATTCTGCAACCGGTAAAATTGAAAGATGAAAATTTTATTAATGAACTTTCGGAAATTAATCCCGATTTACAAATTGTGGTTGCATTCCGTATGCTTCCCGAAGCCATCTGGAAACTCCCTAAAATAGGAACTTTCAACCTTCATGCTTCACTGCTTCCGCAATATCGTGGCGCTGCTCCAATCAACAGGGCTATCATGAATGGAGAAACCAAAACCGGAGTTACTACTTTTTTCATCAATGAAAATATTGACACGGGAAATATTTTATTACAACAGGAAACACCCATAAATCCTGATGAAACAGCAGGTGAACTTCATGATAAATTAATGAATATCGGTTCGGATCTTGTTTTAAAAACTGTTCAAATGATAGAAAATGGAAATATTAAAACCATTCCTCAAAACAAATTTGTAACAGAAAATATTGTTTTAAATAATGCTCCTAAAATTTTTTCCAACGATTGTAAAATAAACTGGAATGCGGGAATCGACAGTGTTTTCAACCACATCCGCGGTCTAAGTCCTTACCCTGCCGCACACACCGAATTAATTTCACCTGAAGGCACTCCCTATTATATTAAGGTATTCCGCTGTACCAAACGAAAAGAAACACATAATTATAAAACAGGAAAAATACTGACCGACCGCCGAACTCAGATAAACGTTGCTGTTCCTGGTGGTTTCATAAATCTTGTGGAAATTCAATTGCATTCAAAGAAAAAAATGACCATTCCCCAGTTTTTATGCGGATTTCCAATAGATGACAACTGGAGCGTAAACCTTATTTAA
- a CDS encoding HU family DNA-binding protein, with the protein MNKAQLIEAMASEAKITKAAAKSALDAFVSSTTKALKKGERVALVGFGTFSIAKRAARKGRNPQTGKEIKIAAKKVAKFKAGAELAAKVK; encoded by the coding sequence ATGAACAAAGCACAATTAATTGAAGCAATGGCTTCAGAAGCAAAAATCACTAAAGCTGCTGCAAAATCAGCATTAGATGCATTCGTATCATCTACTACAAAAGCTCTTAAAAAAGGTGAAAGAGTTGCATTAGTAGGTTTCGGAACTTTCTCAATAGCTAAAAGAGCTGCTAGAAAAGGACGCAATCCTCAGACTGGTAAAGAAATTAAAATTGCTGCTAAGAAAGTTGCAAAATTCAAAGCTGGTGCTGAATTAGCTGCTAAAGTAAAATAA
- a CDS encoding agmatinase family protein, producing MNDFNPNDIGNINNNIFGLPYDTNSANIVFVPVPWDVTVSYNDGTAHAPEAIFNASFQVDLFDPIKKDAWKTGYAMTNIPKEIISKNKKLKQLSSSIIESLASGENISTSVIQKKLNIVNQGCSELNEWVAKETKKYISKNKLVGIIGGDHSSPLGFIKSLSGKHSDFGILQIDAHADLRDAYEGFTYSHASIMFNALKIPQVKKLVQLGIRDYCEDEHNLIQKNKKRIKTFFDRDINGKKFKGISWEKICKEIISELPDKIYISFDIDGLDPKLCPCTGTPVPGGFDIHEIFYLFEMLVSSKKKIIGFDLCETGISKNEWDANVAARVLFKLANIMSKSNNL from the coding sequence ATGAATGATTTCAATCCAAATGATATTGGAAATATCAACAATAATATTTTCGGGCTTCCTTACGATACAAACTCTGCAAATATAGTATTTGTGCCCGTTCCATGGGATGTTACCGTTTCATATAACGATGGCACAGCTCATGCTCCCGAAGCCATATTCAACGCATCTTTCCAGGTTGACTTATTTGACCCGATAAAAAAAGATGCCTGGAAAACAGGGTATGCGATGACTAATATTCCAAAAGAAATTATTTCAAAAAATAAAAAACTAAAACAATTATCATCATCCATTATTGAATCGCTTGCATCAGGCGAAAACATTAGCACTTCAGTCATTCAGAAAAAACTAAACATTGTAAATCAGGGTTGCTCCGAATTGAATGAATGGGTTGCAAAAGAAACAAAAAAATATATCAGCAAGAACAAACTTGTTGGTATTATTGGCGGAGATCATAGTTCGCCTTTAGGTTTTATAAAATCACTTTCAGGTAAACATAGCGATTTCGGAATTTTACAAATCGACGCTCATGCCGACCTTCGTGATGCATATGAAGGATTTACTTATTCTCATGCATCAATAATGTTTAATGCTTTAAAAATACCACAGGTAAAAAAACTGGTACAGCTTGGCATCCGCGATTATTGCGAAGATGAACACAACCTGATTCAAAAGAATAAAAAAAGAATTAAAACTTTTTTCGACAGGGATATAAACGGGAAAAAATTCAAAGGCATAAGCTGGGAAAAAATCTGCAAAGAAATCATCAGCGAACTTCCCGATAAAATTTACATCAGTTTTGATATTGACGGGTTAGACCCAAAACTTTGTCCGTGCACCGGAACACCTGTCCCCGGCGGCTTCGACATACATGAGATTTTTTATCTTTTCGAAATGTTAGTTTCATCAAAGAAAAAAATAATAGGTTTCGATTTATGCGAAACAGGAATCAGCAAAAATGAATGGGATGCAAATGTTGCAGCAAGGGTTTTATTCAAACTTGCCAACATCATGTCAAAATCAAATAATTTATAA
- a CDS encoding RNA methyltransferase, whose translation MTGKLTYEQKTGLYDFLAGFITDNRKQRFDEIAAFRTRHLTVVLEDIYQSHNASAVLRSCDCFGIQDVHIIENANTYNVNPDVALGSSKWLSLFKYNQKENNTTDCISYLKKKGYTVLAALPHNNDSLIDNVDISKKTAIMFGTEKNGLTEEAINSADGFVKIPMYGFTESFNISVSVAIALYSLSQRLRNSNIHWQLDKNEIIDMKIEWVKNTIQDAISLEKKYVEKIINSK comes from the coding sequence ATGACCGGTAAACTTACATATGAACAAAAAACAGGGTTATACGATTTCCTGGCTGGTTTTATTACCGATAACCGCAAGCAACGCTTTGATGAGATAGCAGCATTCCGCACCCGGCATTTAACTGTTGTCCTTGAAGATATTTACCAGTCGCATAATGCAAGCGCTGTGCTGCGTTCATGTGATTGCTTCGGCATACAGGATGTTCATATCATTGAAAATGCAAATACATATAATGTGAATCCTGATGTTGCATTGGGTTCTTCAAAATGGTTATCCCTTTTCAAATACAATCAAAAAGAAAATAATACTACAGATTGCATTTCCTATTTAAAAAAGAAAGGTTATACTGTTCTTGCAGCTTTGCCCCACAATAATGATAGTTTGATTGATAACGTTGATATATCAAAGAAGACAGCTATAATGTTCGGAACGGAAAAGAATGGACTTACTGAAGAGGCAATTAATTCAGCTGATGGTTTTGTTAAAATCCCTATGTATGGATTTACTGAAAGTTTTAATATTTCAGTATCTGTTGCTATTGCTTTATATTCTTTATCACAACGTTTACGAAACAGTAATATACACTGGCAACTGGACAAAAATGAAATAATCGATATGAAAATAGAATGGGTTAAAAATACAATACAGGATGCAATTTCATTAGAAAAAAAATATGTTGAAAAAATTATAAATTCAAAATGA
- a CDS encoding 30S ribosomal protein THX translates to MGKGDKKSKRGKISMGSYGITRQKKRKGTYPAKPVNTAKSEKKITEVISESDTKKTAVKKAPVKKAKKETETTTE, encoded by the coding sequence ATGGGAAAAGGAGACAAAAAATCAAAAAGAGGTAAAATATCAATGGGCAGTTATGGTATAACCCGCCAAAAGAAAAGAAAAGGAACATACCCTGCTAAACCGGTTAATACGGCAAAAAGCGAAAAAAAGATTACAGAAGTTATTTCTGAATCTGATACTAAAAAAACCGCTGTAAAAAAAGCCCCGGTTAAAAAAGCGAAAAAAGAAACTGAAACGACAACGGAATAA